Within the Melopsittacus undulatus isolate bMelUnd1 chromosome 5, bMelUnd1.mat.Z, whole genome shotgun sequence genome, the region TGgccaaccccccccaaaaatgCCCACCaaccccaaaatacccccaaccccccccagaTAGCCCAACACCCCGCCCCCCCAAGGAATTCCTTTATTGCATGTGGAAGATTTTGGCACAACCTCCAACCACCATCCCAGCACATTGCAGGGGGGGGGGTTCCTGCTGCATCCCCACTTTTCATCCCCAACACCCCCATTCCAACCCAATCCCACCCCAGCAGGCTCCTATCCCCCACTTCTTCCTGGATAATGGGAATTCTTTCCTCCACCTTTTCTCTTGGAGTTAGAAACTgtgatttggggggggggtgggggggtgatTTTAATATCTGCTGCTCTTCTCAGCCCATGGATTTCGGATAGAAGCAtgtacaagaaaagaaaagtcTCTCCCCCAGCTCTGTACAAGAGTCACCTTCTAGATTTGGGGGGTTCTTCATTTGGGGGGGTCTTTTAGGGGGGGGTTTGTGCATCCTATTGCGTTTGTgatgggggaggaggaggaggaaaaagaggaggggtgggaggaagcTCAACCCAAAAAAGGCCCAAAGAACTAAAAAGTCATATCTGGGTCTCCTGGACTTTGTCCTTGGGGTGGGTTTGGATGATATAGGGTTCCATAAGGGTGCTCCCGGGGGGGTGCAAGGAGTTGCCCAAGTTGTTCTCGGTCCAATGGGCCCCGTGCGGTGCTTTGTAGGTGTTGTAGTTCATGTGGTCATGAACAGCGGGCAGCACCACGGCCCCCTCACCTGCAACGCCGGCAGTGGTGGTGGTCACCATGGTGGCggtggtggcagtggtggcGGCCGGGATGTCCTCGTCTACCTGGATGATCTCCACGGTGCGCGCGGCCGACACGGTGCTGCGCTGCTGGTGCCGCTTGCGGAGCTTGTAGAAGACGATGAGCATGGCCGCGGCCAAGAGCGTCACCGCCACGAAGCAGCCAATGATGATCTTGGTGGTCTTCATCACCTCGTCCAAGCTGGTCTGCGTCTTGTCGCCCGCGTCGGCGGTGGGGATGGCCACCTGCTTGGGCGGGCGCGTGGTCTGCACCAGGacggtggtggtggtggtgtacGCCGGTTGGTAACCCGTTGACGTGGTGGGGACGGGCTTGGTGAACTTAGGGGAGATGTCCTCCGGGGAGATCTCGGTGGTCTCCACCGTGACGGTGGTGAAGAAGCTGTAGTTGGAGGTGTTGAGCTCGGCCGTGCTCACGTTGAGGTAGGCCGAGGCATTGGAGTTCCCCGCCACGTTGGTCACCATGCAGGTGTAAACCCCGGTGTCCGTCAGCAGCACGTGGGAGAAGTTCAAGGTGCCGTCGTTGAGGACAGAGATCCGCGGGTGGTTGGACGCGTGGCTCAGCACTGTCCCGTTAGGCAGCAACCACCTAACGGAGGACATGGAAGGAGTTCGGCACTTGAGCTCGGCCACCCGCCCCTCGGAGATGTTGAGGTCCATGGGCGCGTCCATGATGAAGGGCGCTGAGCACTGGAAGGAGGTTTGGTCCACCTCCACCAGGAACCGGCCCCGCATGTGGAGCGGGGCATGGCAGCGCCCACAGCACGTCGAGTTGGTGGGGATGTACTCCCTCAACCACCACGACAGCCAGAGGATGTCGCAGTCGCAGTCCCAAGGGTTGTGGTGAAGGTGAAGCTCCACCAGGTACCGCAGGGGGGCGAAGAGGTcgtggggcagggaggagaggtTGTTGTGGGCCAGGTTGAGCTCCACCAGCGCCGTCAGGTCGTCGAAGGCGTTGCGCTCGATCAGGTTGATCTGCGAGTTCATAATCCAGAGCTTTTTGAGGGACTTGAGTCCATGGAAGGAGCCCGGTTTGATCTCGGGGAAGTTATTGCCCGAcatctccagctcctccagccccaccaAGGGTGTCAGGTTGGGCATATCCTTGATGTTGCACATCCCCAGGTTTAGGTACTTGAGGTTGTACAAGCCCTCGAAAGCCCCCTCGGAGATGTACTCCAGCTTCTTGAGCTCACCCAGGTCCAGGCGCATGAGGGAGGGCACCCGGTTGAAGGCGTACGAGGGGATGCTCTCGATGGGGTTGTTCCTCAaccacagctccctcagcttgGACAGGTACTCGAAGGCCCCGCTGGGGATGACAGTCAACCAGTTGTCAAAGAGCTCCAAGGTATTGAGACTGGCCAACCCGTTGAAAGCCCCAACCTCGATCTGCCGGATGGCGTTCCTGCCCAACTGCAGGACCTCCAGGTGATGCAGGTGGCGGAACGTGTCCGCCTGGATCATCTGGATGTTGTTCTCCATCAGGTTGAGGTACCGGGTGTTGGAGGGGATGCCGGGGGGCACCTCGGCCAAGCCGCGCCGGGTGCACACCACTTTGCTCAACTGGTTACTGCAGGAGCAAACCGAGGGGCAAGCGGGGGCTCCaggggaggcggcggcggtggcAACGGCTACGTAGAGGATCCAGGCGTGCACCGTCAAGTAGGAGACGAGGGCAGCTCTCCAGGCACGGCAGCGGCGGTggcggtggtggtggtggtgatggtgcaCAGTTACCTGCCACAAGAGCTTCATGGTGTGGCACGTTCATCATTCACCATCGTCTGGGGATGGCGGCGTCCTAAGGAAGAAGTGGCTCAGGGCCCCCCCCTGCTCCCGGCCCGgctggatggatggatggatggggggggggggagagaaaaaggggtGAAAAACCGCGGGTTTAGCCCCCAAAAAGGGTCTAAAAATGCTGCgtgaggggcggggggggccctggCGAGCCCCCTCCCAGCCCGACCTACCTGGGAAAAGGGGATCCGGGACGGGGGGGGACACAAAATGGCTCCTGGAGGCTGTGGGGGGGGCGGCCCGGCTAAGCGGGGGCCCGGCACCCCCCCGGCGCGGCCCGCGCCCCGCACCCGCCGCCCCGGAGCCCTGCCCGCGGCCCCCGGGGGCCCGGCATGGGGACGGGAATGGGAACGGAGAGGGGGGTGAGAAcgggggagaaaagggggagaCGGGGAGAGGAAgcaggggggaagggggagggaagggggatcGGGAAAGGAGCGGGGAATGGGGAGAGGAATGAAAAtaggggagaggagaaaaggagaatgaaatgtgaaaatgagaatgggaaagggggaaaaatggaaaatgaaaatggaaaacgaaaagaaaaatataaaaataagaagagaataaaaaataaaaaaacagaaatgaaaataaaaataaaaatgaaaataaaaatataaataaaaatttaaaggaaaaataaagactgaaagaaaaataaactaacaaaaaatgaaaaaataaaaataaaaagaggcaaaagaaaagaaaaaatagaaatatagaaaaatgaaagaaaaggttaaaaataaaaaaggaaaaggaaaataaggaataaaactggaaaaggaacgattaaaataaaaagagaaatagaaaaaataataaaaataaaatctaaaataaggaataaaaaataaaaattaaataaaaaataaaataaaggacgagataaaaatgaaaatcaaaccaAGCCAAAGGATTCgatcacaataaaaataaaggcttAAAATAAAggctaaaaataaagaataaaaatagaacTCGGACCAAAGCTCAAACTAAAATAAGCCCCGAGCGATCCAAatgggggagaaaaagggaTTAAAAATGACGATAAACGCTCAGGCCGGTACAAAACCGGAGGCTCCGGTCGCTGCCGGCCCCCGGCGGAGGGGCAGGAGCGCGGTCACCGGCGGCGGGGGGGGTCGCTCCGGGATGGGGGGTGCGGAGGGGGGGGGCTCCTGTCGCGGGTGCTTTGCGGCGTCTCCGGCTGGGGGGTCCCGTTCCCGTTCCTGTTGTTCCCGTTCCGGTTCCCGTCGCGGTTCCTTCCCGCATCCGCGCTCAGTGGCCGCTGGCTCCGGTTCTCccgggcggggcggcggcggcggccccgggGCCGGCGGGCATCGTGCTCCGGTGCTGGTGACTGCGGGGCccggtgtggggctgggggccgGGTTCGGTGCCGGGCTCGATGCGGGGCTCGATGCGGTGCCCGGTGCTGTGCCTGGTGCCGGTGTCGGTGCGGGGCCCGGTGCCGGGTTCAGTGGGGGGCTCGCTGCCGGTCTCGATGCCGGTCTCGGTGCGGGGCTCGGTGCGGTTCCCGGTGCGGAGCTGGGTGCGGGGCTCGGTGCAGAGCTCGATGCCGGGCTCGGTGCGGGGCTCGGTGCG harbors:
- the LRRC4 gene encoding leucine-rich repeat-containing protein 4; amino-acid sequence: MKLLWQVTVHHHHHHHRHRRCRAWRAALVSYLTVHAWILYVAVATAAASPGAPACPSVCSCSNQLSKVVCTRRGLAEVPPGIPSNTRYLNLMENNIQMIQADTFRHLHHLEVLQLGRNAIRQIEVGAFNGLASLNTLELFDNWLTVIPSGAFEYLSKLRELWLRNNPIESIPSYAFNRVPSLMRLDLGELKKLEYISEGAFEGLYNLKYLNLGMCNIKDMPNLTPLVGLEELEMSGNNFPEIKPGSFHGLKSLKKLWIMNSQINLIERNAFDDLTALVELNLAHNNLSSLPHDLFAPLRYLVELHLHHNPWDCDCDILWLSWWLREYIPTNSTCCGRCHAPLHMRGRFLVEVDQTSFQCSAPFIMDAPMDLNISEGRVAELKCRTPSMSSVRWLLPNGTVLSHASNHPRISVLNDGTLNFSHVLLTDTGVYTCMVTNVAGNSNASAYLNVSTAELNTSNYSFFTTVTVETTEISPEDISPKFTKPVPTTSTGYQPAYTTTTTVLVQTTRPPKQVAIPTADAGDKTQTSLDEVMKTTKIIIGCFVAVTLLAAAMLIVFYKLRKRHQQRSTVSAARTVEIIQVDEDIPAATTATTATMVTTTTAGVAGEGAVVLPAVHDHMNYNTYKAPHGAHWTENNLGNSLHPPGSTLMEPYIIQTHPKDKVQETQI